Proteins encoded in a region of the Zea mays cultivar B73 chromosome 2, Zm-B73-REFERENCE-NAM-5.0, whole genome shotgun sequence genome:
- the LOC103647369 gene encoding uncharacterized protein, translated as MPLLLHQPLLLLNASADHHLPWRRSSPISSCQGAVAELALPQPWMSLGHPSPISPRPHPLAAAPSYSWWLSLLPWMLVVLPSLVLTSAPCVGWPVAPALDYPHARPRYNSNSHETPLCRALDVFDGISQHVPTRSAALVARTSNPATVDVVPHASPMR; from the exons ATGCCGCTACTGCTCCACCAGCCGCTACTGCTCCTGAACGCTAGTGCCGACCACCATCTCCCATGGCGCAGGAGCTCCCCAATCTCCTCTTGCCAGGGCGCCGTCGCTGAGCTCGCCCTGCCCCAGCCATGGATGTCGTTGGGCCACCCGTCTCCTATCTCCCCTCGCCCTCATCCTCTGGCTGCTGCCCCTTCCTATTCCTGGTGGCTGAGTCTTCTTCCATGGATGTTGGTCGTGCTGCCCTCCCTGGTGCTCACCTCTGCCCCCTGCGTTGGATGGCCGGTTGCTCCTGCCCTAG ATTATCCTCATGCCCGGCCGCGGTACAACAGCAACAGCCATGAAACCCCATTGTGTCGCGCCCTCGACGTGTTCGACGGAATATCGCAGCACGTGCCGACCCGATCTGCAGCCCTGGTTGCGAGGACGTCAAACCCCG CTACCGTCGACGTTGTGCCTCACGCTTCACCAATGCGATGA